In the Variovorax sp. S12S4 genome, one interval contains:
- a CDS encoding phosphoribosylanthranilate isomerase: MTSPRTRIKICGLTREADVDAAVDAGADAVGFVLYPKSPRAVTAARAAELASRLPPFITPVLLFVNEAAPEVAASLARVRGSIAQFHGEETPEQCEEATGQGRFRYMRAARIPLGAAGAGFDLVKYASDYSHAQAILLDAHVEGYGGGGKAFDWSLLPPAVDAHLVLSGGLTPANVSDGIRILRTRCKTLSVDVSSGVEIDGPGNKGLKDAEKIRQFVAAVRAADASSFSS, from the coding sequence ATGACGTCGCCTCGCACCCGCATCAAGATCTGTGGCCTCACGCGTGAAGCCGATGTGGATGCCGCGGTCGACGCGGGCGCAGATGCGGTCGGCTTCGTGCTCTATCCCAAGAGCCCCCGCGCCGTAACGGCCGCTCGCGCCGCGGAACTGGCTTCGCGCCTCCCACCTTTCATCACGCCGGTGCTGCTGTTCGTGAACGAGGCCGCGCCTGAAGTCGCAGCGTCCCTCGCCCGCGTGAGAGGATCGATCGCGCAGTTTCATGGCGAGGAAACGCCGGAACAATGCGAAGAAGCCACCGGCCAGGGCCGCTTTCGCTACATGCGCGCCGCCCGTATTCCGCTGGGGGCTGCCGGAGCGGGCTTCGACCTCGTAAAATACGCTTCCGATTACTCCCACGCCCAGGCCATCCTGCTCGACGCCCATGTCGAAGGTTATGGCGGTGGCGGCAAGGCATTCGATTGGTCACTTCTTCCACCCGCCGTCGACGCTCACCTCGTCTTGAGTGGTGGGCTCACACCTGCAAACGTGAGCGATGGCATTCGCATCCTGCGGACGCGCTGCAAGACGCTGTCCGTTGATGTGAGCTCGGGCGTCGAAATCGACGGCCCGGGAAACAAGGGCCTGAAGGACGCCGAAAAAATCCGGCAATTCGTCGCCGCCGTGAGAGCGGCGGACGCCTCGTCCTTCTCCAGTTAG
- the truA gene encoding tRNA pseudouridine(38-40) synthase TruA yields MRLALGIRYNGQAYEGWQSQRSGRTVQDKLEAALGKFAAQPIGTLCAGRTDAGVHALMQVVHFDTDVEREPFSWMRGTNRYLPDDIAVQWAHPVPDEFHCRASALARRYLYVLSQSPVRPSLDSGRVGWSMHALDGDAMRAAAALLVGKHDFSSFRASACQARSPVKDLRRIEITRHGTGDRCRWHFEFEADAFLHHMIRNLMGCLVRIGRGDERPEWITEVLEARSRKVAAPTFSADGLYFLGPLYDAKWGLPAEATLQAGGAPYDGPP; encoded by the coding sequence GTGAGGCTGGCGCTAGGCATCCGCTACAACGGCCAGGCGTACGAGGGCTGGCAGAGCCAGCGCTCGGGCCGCACGGTTCAAGACAAGCTGGAAGCGGCGCTCGGCAAATTCGCCGCGCAGCCCATCGGCACGCTGTGCGCCGGCCGCACCGACGCCGGCGTGCATGCGCTGATGCAGGTGGTGCACTTCGACACCGACGTGGAACGCGAACCCTTCTCCTGGATGCGCGGCACCAACCGCTACCTGCCCGACGACATCGCCGTGCAGTGGGCGCATCCGGTGCCCGACGAATTCCATTGCCGCGCCAGCGCCCTGGCCCGCCGCTACCTTTACGTGCTCTCGCAATCGCCCGTGCGGCCCAGCCTCGACTCGGGCCGGGTCGGCTGGTCGATGCATGCGCTCGACGGCGACGCCATGCGCGCGGCCGCCGCCCTGCTGGTGGGCAAGCACGACTTCAGCTCGTTTCGCGCCTCGGCCTGCCAGGCGCGCTCTCCGGTGAAGGACCTGCGGCGCATCGAGATCACGCGCCATGGCACAGGCGACCGCTGCCGCTGGCACTTCGAATTCGAGGCCGATGCCTTCCTGCACCACATGATCCGCAATTTGATGGGCTGCCTGGTGCGCATCGGCCGCGGTGACGAGCGGCCCGAATGGATCACGGAAGTGCTCGAGGCGCGCAGCCGCAAGGTGGCGGCGCCCACCTTCTCCGCCGACGGGTTGTACTTTCTGGGGCCTTTGTACGACGCCAAGTGGGGTCTGCCGGCCGAGGCCACGCTGCAGGCCGGCGGTGCTCCTTATGATGGGCCGCCATGA